The Sagittula sp. P11 genome window below encodes:
- a CDS encoding (2Fe-2S)-binding protein — MSFSISLTLNGVARDVALDDPRVTLLDLLRERLAMPGTKKGCDRGQCGACTVLLNGKRVNSCLTLAVTLDGAEVTTIEGLAQDGALHPVQAAFVEHDGFQCGYCTPGQIMSAVGLIAEGAAGDDPERIREGMSGNICRCAAYHGITLAVQDATRRMSANPEGTA; from the coding sequence ATGTCTTTCTCCATTTCGCTGACCCTGAACGGGGTCGCACGCGATGTCGCGCTGGACGATCCACGCGTCACGCTTCTCGACCTGCTGCGCGAACGGCTTGCGATGCCCGGCACCAAGAAAGGCTGCGACCGCGGTCAATGCGGTGCCTGCACGGTGCTTTTGAACGGAAAACGGGTGAATTCCTGCCTGACGCTGGCCGTCACGCTGGACGGCGCCGAGGTGACGACAATCGAAGGGCTGGCGCAGGATGGCGCGCTGCATCCGGTGCAGGCGGCGTTTGTCGAACATGACGGGTTCCAGTGCGGTTATTGCACGCCGGGCCAGATCATGAGCGCGGTAGGCCTGATCGCCGAGGGCGCGGCGGGCGACGATCCCGAACGCATCCGCGAAGGCATGAGCGGCAACATCTGCCGGTGCGCGGCCTATCACGGCATCACGCTTGCGGTGCAGGACGCCACGCGCCGGATGTCCGCAAATCCGGAGGGCACCGCATGA
- a CDS encoding xanthine dehydrogenase family protein subunit M, which translates to MKRFDFVQPASLSEALGAWKPGAVWLGGGTSLVDLMKTGAAKPDRVIDITRLPGLRGIEVLADGATRIGALVSNADLARDDGFAKRFPMVAEALLSGASGQLRNAATVAGNLMQHTRCAYFQDPNAACNRRQAGSGCDAKDGLNEGHAVLGWSEGCIATHPSDFCVPLVALGAVVETEGPNGTSEMPLADFLRLPGDTPERTTALGPDELVTGLRLPAGAEAFAAHARYLKVRDRTSFAFALTSAAAALRMEGGAIAEARLALGAVAARPWRVAEAEAMLAGQTPDAALFDRAASAAMAGAAPSGDNGWKIDLAIRTAARALALAAEGTPDRVPALPASPFGPTKEAQHA; encoded by the coding sequence ATGAAACGGTTCGATTTCGTTCAGCCCGCGTCGCTGTCGGAGGCGCTTGGCGCATGGAAGCCCGGCGCAGTCTGGCTGGGCGGCGGCACCAGCCTTGTGGACCTGATGAAGACCGGCGCGGCCAAGCCCGACAGGGTGATCGACATCACCCGCCTACCCGGCCTGCGCGGGATCGAGGTGCTGGCAGATGGCGCCACGCGCATCGGTGCGCTGGTCTCCAACGCCGATCTGGCGCGGGACGACGGCTTTGCGAAGCGTTTCCCCATGGTGGCGGAGGCGCTGCTGTCCGGCGCGTCGGGGCAGTTGCGCAACGCCGCGACGGTGGCGGGCAACCTGATGCAGCACACCCGCTGCGCCTATTTCCAGGACCCGAACGCCGCCTGCAACCGGCGGCAGGCCGGGTCGGGCTGCGATGCGAAGGACGGCCTGAACGAAGGCCACGCGGTGCTGGGCTGGTCGGAGGGCTGCATCGCCACCCATCCGTCCGACTTCTGCGTGCCGCTGGTGGCCCTTGGCGCGGTGGTGGAGACCGAGGGACCGAACGGCACCTCCGAGATGCCACTGGCTGATTTCCTGCGCCTCCCCGGTGACACGCCGGAGCGGACCACCGCCCTCGGTCCCGACGAACTGGTGACCGGCCTGCGGCTGCCCGCCGGGGCGGAGGCGTTTGCCGCCCATGCCCGCTATCTCAAGGTGCGGGACCGGACGTCCTTTGCCTTTGCGCTGACCTCTGCCGCGGCCGCGCTGCGGATGGAGGGCGGCGCGATCGCCGAGGCGCGGCTGGCACTTGGCGCCGTGGCGGCCCGCCCGTGGCGCGTGGCAGAGGCCGAGGCGATGCTGGCCGGACAGACGCCGGATGCGGCGCTCTTCGACCGGGCGGCCAGCGCCGCGATGGCCGGTGCCGCGCCGTCCGGCGACAACGGCTGGAAGATCGACCTCGCCATCCGCACCGCCGCGCGGGCTCTGGCCCTTGCGGCAGAGGGCACGCCGGACCGTGTGCCCGCCCTGCCCGCTTCACCCTTCGGACCGACCAAGGAGGCTCAACATGCCTGA
- a CDS encoding xanthine dehydrogenase family protein molybdopterin-binding subunit codes for MPDTLSPQVRFGSNSGQPVTRRDGIAKVTGTATFAADNMRDGLLHAVYVPATIARGRVASLDVAAAEAHPGVIRVYTPANRPALQGDPDDKPTMFSMRIEALKDDTVRYAGQPIALVVAETLEAATEGVRLLAPRYEMESPRVSLADEPALKVEGAGFGSPGDTTRGDPEAGHAAALNAVDVTYTTPAQYHNAMEMHAVVAEWEGDRLTLDLPSQALMLTCEAYAYYFGIPTENVTLRSPYLGGGFGSKAFTTGPQLLAILAARDIGRPVKLMLTRNQMFGPVGHRGATLQRLRVGTDAEGALTVIDHEGVSAVSSFDVFVEPAPNATQGLYAAGALRSRHRMARLDIGTPGPMRAPGEASGAAALEGALDEMAEALGMDPLAFRLKNYAETEPGTGRPYSSKALRECYEQGAARFGWADRPLQPRMMRDSDGMLTGWGMGTALFGCPMFAADARATLRADGSALVETSAADMGQGAWTALAQIAADSLGLPLDRVEFRAGHSALPSGGVAGGSGHTATAGGALHAAGGDVLRQLGEIASADPDSPLFGAGNAGFVARDGRLYVDGDDSRSDSFADIFARNGSAEVTGEGSASRAAEHAERFAMYSHGAVFAEVKVDPSLGQVRVTRMVGAFAAGRIINPKLAESQLMGGMIWGLSFALHEAAKQDPRRGHIVNADFGSYHVPVNADVQGLEVITVHEEDPFVNPLGIKGVGEIGITGTVGAIGNAIRHATGRRIRSYPIRVRDLVGAGD; via the coding sequence ATGCCTGACACCCTTTCCCCACAGGTCCGTTTCGGATCGAACTCCGGCCAGCCCGTCACCCGGCGGGACGGCATCGCAAAGGTCACGGGCACCGCGACCTTTGCCGCCGACAACATGCGCGACGGCCTGCTGCACGCGGTCTATGTTCCCGCCACCATCGCGCGGGGGCGTGTCGCGTCGCTGGATGTCGCGGCGGCAGAGGCGCACCCGGGCGTGATCCGGGTCTACACCCCGGCCAACCGCCCGGCCCTGCAGGGCGACCCGGACGACAAGCCGACCATGTTCTCCATGCGCATCGAGGCGCTGAAGGACGACACCGTGCGTTACGCAGGCCAACCCATCGCGCTGGTCGTGGCCGAGACGCTGGAGGCCGCGACGGAAGGCGTGCGCCTCCTGGCCCCGCGTTACGAGATGGAGTCACCGCGCGTCTCGCTCGCCGACGAACCGGCGCTGAAGGTCGAGGGCGCGGGCTTCGGCAGCCCGGGGGACACCACGCGCGGCGATCCGGAGGCAGGCCATGCCGCCGCCCTGAACGCCGTCGACGTCACCTACACGACGCCCGCGCAGTATCACAACGCGATGGAGATGCATGCCGTCGTGGCGGAGTGGGAGGGCGACCGGCTGACGCTCGACCTGCCGAGCCAGGCGCTGATGCTGACCTGCGAGGCCTACGCGTATTACTTCGGCATCCCGACAGAGAACGTGACCCTGCGCAGCCCCTATCTCGGCGGCGGCTTCGGGTCGAAGGCCTTCACCACCGGGCCGCAGCTTCTGGCGATCCTCGCGGCGCGGGACATCGGGCGGCCGGTCAAGCTGATGCTGACGCGCAACCAGATGTTCGGTCCGGTGGGCCATCGCGGTGCGACCCTGCAACGGCTGCGCGTTGGCACGGATGCGGAGGGCGCGCTGACGGTGATCGACCACGAGGGCGTCTCGGCGGTGTCGAGCTTTGACGTCTTCGTGGAACCCGCGCCGAATGCGACGCAGGGCCTTTACGCCGCAGGCGCGCTGCGGTCGCGGCACCGGATGGCGCGGCTGGATATCGGCACGCCGGGTCCGATGCGGGCCCCGGGCGAGGCCTCGGGGGCCGCCGCGCTGGAGGGTGCGCTGGACGAGATGGCGGAGGCCTTGGGCATGGACCCGCTGGCCTTCCGCCTGAAGAACTACGCGGAAACGGAGCCCGGCACCGGGCGGCCTTATTCGTCGAAGGCGCTGCGCGAGTGCTACGAACAGGGCGCGGCGCGCTTCGGCTGGGCCGACCGGCCGCTTCAGCCGCGCATGATGCGGGACAGCGACGGGATGCTGACCGGCTGGGGCATGGGCACGGCGCTGTTCGGCTGCCCGATGTTCGCCGCCGACGCCCGCGCCACCCTGCGCGCCGACGGCAGCGCACTGGTGGAGACCTCTGCCGCCGACATGGGCCAAGGCGCCTGGACCGCGCTGGCGCAGATCGCGGCGGACAGCCTTGGCCTGCCGCTCGACCGGGTGGAGTTCCGGGCCGGGCATTCCGCCCTGCCAAGCGGCGGGGTCGCGGGCGGCTCCGGCCACACGGCGACGGCGGGCGGCGCGCTGCATGCGGCGGGCGGCGACGTGCTGCGGCAGCTGGGCGAGATCGCCAGCGCCGACCCGGACTCGCCGCTTTTCGGGGCGGGCAATGCCGGTTTCGTGGCGCGGGACGGCAGGCTTTACGTGGACGGCGACGACAGCCGCAGCGACAGCTTTGCCGATATCTTCGCGCGCAACGGCAGCGCCGAAGTGACAGGCGAAGGCAGCGCCTCGCGCGCGGCGGAACATGCAGAGCGGTTCGCGATGTATTCCCACGGCGCGGTCTTTGCGGAGGTCAAGGTCGACCCCTCGCTGGGACAGGTACGGGTGACCCGCATGGTGGGCGCCTTTGCCGCCGGGCGGATCATCAACCCGAAACTGGCCGAAAGCCAGCTTATGGGCGGGATGATCTGGGGGCTGTCCTTTGCGCTGCACGAAGCGGCGAAACAGGACCCCCGGCGCGGCCATATCGTCAATGCCGACTTCGGCAGCTACCACGTGCCGGTCAATGCCGACGTGCAGGGGCTGGAGGTCATCACGGTGCACGAGGAAGACCCCTTCGTGAACCCGCTGGGCATCAAGGGCGTGGGCGAGATCGGCATCACCGGCACGGTGGGCGCCATCGGCAACGCCATACGGCACGCGACCGGGCGGCGCATCCGGTCCTACCCGATCCGGGTCCGGGACCTTGTCGGCGCGGGCGACTGA
- a CDS encoding vitamin B12-dependent ribonucleotide reductase encodes MKIERKYTKAGQDAYAEVPFVTTSSEIRNPDGTVVFRHDSLEVPAKWSQVASDVIAQKYFRKAGVPVELKKVEEEGVPEFLWRSEPAAKDTKRTGETSARQVFDRLAGAWAYWGWKGGYFTTEEDARAYYDEMRYMLATQVAAPNSPQWFNTGLHWAYGIDGPGQGHYYVDYKTGKLVKSKSAYEHPQPHACFIQSVSDDLVSEGGIMDLWVREARLFKYGSGTGTNFSSLRAEGEALSGGGKSSGLMGFLKIGDRAAGAIKSGGTTRRAAKMVICDADHPDIEDFINWKVKEEQKVASIVAGSKMHEKMLNGIFEAIRAWDGAEADAYEPTANTALKKAVRAAKQAMIPETYIKRVLDYARQGYASIEFPTYDTDWDSEAYASVSGQNSNNSIRVTDAFLKAVREDKPWELIRRTDGKVARTVSAKELWEQIGHAAWACADPGIQFHDTVNAWHTCPEDGEIRGSNPCSEYMFLDDTACNLASMNLLTFLKDGVFQSEDYMHATRLWTLTLEISVTMAQFPSKEIAQLSYDFRTLGLGYANIGGLLMNMGFGYDSDEGRALCGALTAIMTGVSYATSAEMAGELGAFSGYERNAKHMLKVIRNHRNAAWGKTTGYEKLAVKPVALDHKNCPDATLVELAMASWDEALKLGERHGYRNAQVSVIAPTGTIGLVMDCDTTGIEPDFALVKFKKLAGGGYFKIINRSVPAALAKLGYGSAQIEEIIGYAVGHQTLGNAPGVNHTALIGHGFGPAQIEKVEAALATAFDIRFVFNQWTLGEAFCTDVLGIPQAKLNDPTFDMLRHLGFKKAEIDAANDHVCGTMTLEGAPHLKEEHYSVFDCANACGKKGKRYLSVEAHIRMMAAAQSFISGAISKTINMPNTASIEDCQKAYELSWSLGTKANALYRDGSKLSQPLASALVEDDEDAAEIMETGTPHEKAQVLAEKIVEKIVVKEIIKSERTKMPERRKGYTQKAIVGGHKVYLRTGEYQDGSLGEIFIDMHKEGAGFRAMMNNFAIAVSVGLQYGVPLEEFVDAFTFTKFEPAGMVQGNDSIKNATSILDYIFRELAVSYLDRTDLAHVKPEGAAFDDLGRGAEEGVANVKELSETAASRSLEVLKQISSTGYLRKRLPQELVVLQGGVAKATGTDPVATLSTLVPETSKASAAATSTIAVASGAMSMDERTKARMQGYEGEACGECGNYTLVRNGTCMKCNTCGSTSGCS; translated from the coding sequence ATGAAGATCGAAAGAAAATACACGAAGGCAGGACAGGACGCTTACGCCGAGGTGCCCTTCGTCACCACCAGTTCGGAAATCCGCAACCCGGACGGCACCGTGGTGTTCCGGCACGACAGCCTCGAAGTTCCCGCCAAGTGGAGCCAAGTTGCGTCCGACGTCATCGCGCAGAAATACTTCCGCAAGGCAGGCGTGCCCGTCGAACTGAAGAAGGTCGAGGAAGAGGGCGTGCCGGAATTCCTGTGGCGCTCCGAACCCGCCGCGAAGGACACCAAGCGCACCGGCGAAACCTCCGCCCGACAGGTCTTTGACCGGCTTGCAGGCGCATGGGCCTACTGGGGCTGGAAGGGCGGCTACTTCACCACCGAGGAAGACGCCCGCGCCTATTACGATGAAATGCGCTACATGCTGGCGACTCAGGTTGCCGCGCCGAACAGCCCGCAGTGGTTCAACACAGGGTTGCATTGGGCCTATGGCATCGACGGTCCGGGCCAGGGCCATTACTACGTCGATTACAAAACCGGCAAACTCGTCAAATCGAAGTCGGCTTATGAGCATCCGCAGCCGCACGCCTGCTTCATCCAGTCGGTTTCCGATGATCTGGTGAGCGAAGGCGGCATCATGGACCTGTGGGTCCGTGAGGCGCGGCTTTTCAAATACGGATCCGGCACAGGCACGAACTTCTCCTCCCTGCGTGCCGAAGGCGAGGCCCTGTCAGGCGGAGGCAAGTCCTCCGGCCTGATGGGGTTCCTCAAGATCGGGGACCGCGCAGCCGGGGCCATCAAGTCCGGCGGCACCACCCGCCGCGCCGCCAAGATGGTGATCTGCGACGCCGACCACCCCGACATCGAGGACTTCATCAACTGGAAGGTGAAGGAAGAGCAGAAGGTGGCGTCCATCGTCGCCGGCTCCAAGATGCACGAAAAGATGCTGAACGGCATCTTCGAGGCGATCCGCGCATGGGACGGAGCCGAGGCCGACGCCTATGAGCCCACCGCCAACACCGCGCTGAAGAAGGCCGTCCGCGCCGCCAAGCAGGCGATGATCCCGGAGACCTACATCAAGCGCGTGCTGGACTACGCACGCCAGGGCTATGCCTCCATCGAGTTCCCGACCTACGACACCGACTGGGACAGCGAGGCCTATGCCTCCGTGTCGGGCCAGAACTCCAACAACTCGATCCGCGTGACCGACGCCTTCCTGAAGGCCGTCCGCGAGGACAAGCCGTGGGAGCTCATCCGCCGCACCGACGGCAAGGTGGCGCGCACCGTGTCCGCCAAGGAGCTGTGGGAACAGATCGGCCACGCCGCATGGGCCTGTGCCGACCCGGGCATCCAGTTCCACGACACCGTCAACGCCTGGCACACCTGCCCGGAAGACGGCGAGATCCGCGGCTCCAACCCGTGCTCCGAGTACATGTTCCTCGACGACACGGCCTGCAACCTCGCGTCCATGAACCTGCTGACCTTCCTCAAGGACGGCGTGTTCCAGTCCGAGGACTACATGCACGCCACCCGTCTGTGGACGCTGACGCTGGAAATCTCCGTCACCATGGCGCAGTTCCCGTCGAAGGAGATCGCGCAGCTCTCCTATGACTTCCGGACGCTGGGCCTCGGCTATGCCAACATCGGCGGCCTGCTGATGAACATGGGCTTCGGGTACGACTCCGACGAAGGCCGCGCGCTCTGCGGTGCGCTGACCGCGATCATGACCGGCGTGTCCTACGCCACCTCCGCCGAGATGGCGGGCGAGCTGGGCGCGTTCTCGGGTTACGAGCGCAACGCCAAGCACATGCTGAAGGTCATCCGCAACCACCGCAACGCGGCATGGGGCAAGACCACCGGCTACGAAAAGCTGGCGGTGAAGCCGGTCGCGCTCGACCACAAGAACTGCCCGGACGCCACGCTGGTGGAACTGGCCATGGCCTCCTGGGACGAGGCGCTGAAACTGGGCGAGCGTCACGGCTACCGCAACGCGCAGGTCTCCGTCATCGCGCCGACCGGCACCATCGGCCTGGTCATGGACTGCGACACCACCGGGATCGAACCGGACTTCGCGCTGGTGAAGTTCAAGAAGCTCGCGGGCGGCGGCTACTTCAAGATCATCAACCGCTCCGTTCCGGCGGCTCTGGCCAAGCTGGGCTACGGCTCTGCGCAGATCGAGGAGATCATCGGATACGCCGTGGGTCACCAGACGCTGGGCAACGCCCCGGGCGTGAACCACACCGCGCTGATCGGCCACGGCTTCGGCCCAGCGCAGATCGAGAAGGTCGAGGCAGCCCTTGCCACCGCCTTCGACATCCGCTTCGTCTTCAACCAGTGGACCCTGGGCGAGGCCTTCTGCACCGACGTGCTGGGCATCCCGCAGGCCAAGCTGAACGACCCGACCTTCGACATGCTCCGTCACCTGGGCTTCAAGAAGGCCGAGATCGACGCGGCCAACGACCACGTCTGCGGGACGATGACGCTGGAAGGCGCGCCGCACCTGAAGGAAGAGCACTACTCGGTCTTCGACTGTGCCAACGCCTGCGGCAAGAAGGGCAAGCGTTACCTGTCGGTCGAGGCGCACATCCGCATGATGGCGGCGGCCCAGTCGTTCATCTCGGGCGCGATCTCGAAGACGATCAACATGCCGAACACGGCGTCGATCGAGGACTGCCAGAAGGCTTACGAGCTGTCCTGGTCGCTGGGCACGAAGGCCAACGCGCTCTACCGTGACGGCTCCAAGCTGTCGCAGCCGCTGGCCTCCGCGCTGGTCGAGGACGACGAGGACGCCGCCGAGATCATGGAAACCGGCACGCCTCACGAAAAGGCGCAGGTGCTGGCCGAAAAGATCGTCGAGAAGATCGTGGTGAAGGAGATCATCAAGTCCGAACGGACGAAGATGCCCGAGCGCCGCAAGGGCTACACCCAGAAGGCCATCGTCGGCGGTCACAAGGTCTACCTGCGCACCGGCGAATACCAGGACGGCTCCCTGGGCGAGATCTTCATCGACATGCACAAGGAAGGCGCGGGCTTCCGCGCGATGATGAACAACTTCGCCATCGCCGTGTCCGTGGGTCTCCAGTACGGCGTGCCGCTGGAGGAGTTCGTCGACGCCTTCACCTTCACCAAGTTCGAACCGGCGGGCATGGTGCAGGGCAACGACTCGATCAAGAACGCGACCTCGATCCTCGACTACATCTTCCGCGAACTGGCGGTCTCCTACCTCGACCGCACCGACCTTGCCCATGTGAAGCCCGAAGGCGCCGCCTTCGACGATCTGGGCCGGGGCGCCGAGGAAGGCGTGGCCAACGTCAAGGAACTGTCGGAAACCGCCGCGTCGCGCAGCCTCGAGGTGCTGAAGCAGATCAGCTCCACCGGCTACCTGCGCAAGCGTCTTCCGCAGGAACTGGTTGTCCTGCAGGGCGGCGTGGCAAAGGCGACGGGCACCGATCCGGTGGCGACGCTCAGCACGCTGGTGCCGGAAACCTCGAAGGCATCCGCAGCGGCGACCTCGACCATTGCCGTGGCCTCCGGTGCCATGTCGATGGACGAGCGCACGAAGGCCCGGATGCAGGGCTACGAAGGCGAAGCCTGCGGCGAATGCGGCAACTACACGCTGGTCCGCAACGGCACCTGCATGAAGTGCAACACCTGCGGCTCCACGAGCGGCTGCAGCTGA
- a CDS encoding DUF192 domain-containing protein, whose translation MGSRSDPLNRSAATAGILYRARSLLTAALLALACVAVLAPATVRADAAPACREDTLYLRGDFGQARFSIDIAATPKDRNRGLMFVKQMPASYGMLFVYDRPQRVAFWMKNTLIPLDMIFADAQGVVQNVHANAVPGDLTSIPGKGQIQYVLEINGGMARMLGIGPGTELRHPAITDAAWPCD comes from the coding sequence ATGGGAAGCCGCTCTGACCCGTTGAACCGCTCTGCCGCGACTGCTGGCATCTTGTACCGCGCCCGGTCCCTGCTGACCGCGGCGCTTCTGGCGCTGGCCTGTGTGGCCGTCCTTGCGCCGGCGACCGTCCGCGCCGATGCCGCGCCCGCCTGCAGGGAAGATACGCTCTACCTCAGGGGCGACTTCGGGCAGGCCCGCTTTTCCATCGACATCGCAGCGACCCCCAAGGACCGCAACCGCGGCCTGATGTTCGTCAAGCAGATGCCCGCCAGCTACGGCATGCTTTTCGTGTACGACCGTCCGCAGCGCGTGGCCTTCTGGATGAAGAACACGCTGATCCCCCTCGACATGATCTTTGCCGATGCGCAGGGCGTGGTGCAGAACGTGCACGCAAACGCCGTGCCGGGCGACCTGACCTCCATCCCGGGCAAGGGCCAGATCCAGTACGTGCTGGAAATCAACGGCGGCATGGCGCGGATGCTGGGCATCGGCCCCGGCACGGAGCTGCGCCATCCGGCCATCACGGACGCCGCCTGGCCCTGCGACTGA
- a CDS encoding cold-shock protein produces the protein MENKSSDDGHVVGKVKWFDPVKGFGFVVSDEGGPDILLHANVLRNFGQSSVADGARIEISVQRTDRGVQATQVLSIEPPETGEGAPLADFEHLDPEVMKAAELEPARVKWFDKAKGFGFANVFGKPEDVFIHIEVLRRSGLSDLQPGEALAIRVVDGRRGRMAMEVNAWEAALTR, from the coding sequence TTGGAAAACAAGTCAAGTGACGACGGGCACGTCGTCGGGAAAGTGAAGTGGTTCGACCCGGTTAAGGGGTTCGGGTTCGTGGTATCGGATGAAGGCGGTCCGGACATCCTGTTGCATGCCAACGTGCTGAGGAATTTCGGCCAGAGCTCGGTCGCCGACGGCGCCCGGATCGAGATCAGTGTCCAGCGCACCGACCGCGGGGTGCAGGCCACACAGGTGCTGTCGATCGAGCCGCCGGAAACAGGCGAAGGCGCGCCGCTGGCCGATTTCGAACATCTCGATCCCGAGGTGATGAAAGCCGCCGAACTGGAACCCGCCCGCGTGAAATGGTTCGACAAGGCCAAGGGATTCGGCTTTGCAAACGTGTTCGGAAAACCCGAAGATGTGTTCATTCATATCGAGGTCCTGCGCCGGTCGGGCCTCTCGGATCTGCAGCCGGGCGAAGCCCTTGCAATCCGGGTGGTCGATGGACGGCGCGGCCGCATGGCTATGGAAGTGAACGCATGGGAAGCCGCTCTGACCCGTTGA
- the pdxH gene encoding pyridoxamine 5'-phosphate oxidase, with translation MSDRDGIFKGDDPFALARRWLEEAEKTEANDPNAIALATVDADGLPNVRMVLLKEIEDDAFVFYTNYESVKAAEIEGAGKAAFVMHWKSLRRQVRVRGTVTREDGPKADEYYASRSLKSRLGAWASHQSQPLASRAALVTEVAKVTARHGTDPKRPPFWGGYRIRPNEIEFWADGAFRLHDRFRWQKKSGQREWTVTRLNP, from the coding sequence ATGAGCGACAGAGACGGCATTTTCAAGGGCGACGATCCCTTTGCACTGGCACGGCGCTGGCTGGAAGAGGCGGAGAAGACCGAGGCAAACGATCCCAACGCCATTGCCCTGGCGACGGTCGATGCCGACGGGCTGCCCAACGTGCGCATGGTGCTTCTGAAGGAGATCGAGGACGACGCCTTTGTCTTCTATACCAACTACGAAAGCGTGAAGGCCGCCGAGATCGAGGGGGCGGGCAAGGCCGCCTTCGTGATGCACTGGAAATCTCTGCGCCGTCAGGTCCGCGTGCGCGGCACGGTCACCCGCGAGGACGGTCCGAAGGCGGACGAATATTACGCCTCGCGCTCGCTGAAAAGCCGCTTGGGCGCGTGGGCCTCACACCAGAGTCAGCCCCTGGCGAGTCGCGCGGCGCTGGTCACCGAAGTGGCAAAGGTCACCGCACGGCACGGCACGGACCCCAAAAGACCACCCTTTTGGGGAGGGTATCGTATACGTCCGAATGAGATCGAGTTCTGGGCAGATGGTGCATTCAGGTTGCATGATAGATTTCGCTGGCAGAAGAAATCCGGGCAACGTGAATGGACCGTTACCCGGTTGAATCCTTAA
- the fabI gene encoding enoyl-ACP reductase FabI has protein sequence MSNGLMAGKRGLIMGLANDKSIAWGIAKALSEAGAELAFSYQGEALKKRVDPLASQLGSQIVLPCDVGDEGSIDLLFNALEEEWGGLDFVVHAIGFSDKNELRGRYVDTTRGNFTMTMDISVYSFTAVMQRAEKLMKSGGAALTLTYYGAERIMPHYNVMGVAKAALEASVRYLAEDLGKDGIRVNAISAGPIKTLAASGIGDFRYIMKWNEYNSPLRRNVTIDDVGGSALYLLSDLSNGVTGETHHVDSGYHVVGMKAVDAPDIQKG, from the coding sequence ATGTCAAACGGGTTGATGGCGGGCAAACGCGGCCTCATCATGGGGCTGGCGAACGACAAGTCTATCGCCTGGGGCATTGCCAAGGCGCTGAGCGAAGCGGGCGCGGAGCTGGCATTCTCCTACCAGGGCGAGGCGCTGAAGAAGCGTGTCGATCCTCTTGCCTCCCAACTGGGCAGCCAGATCGTCCTGCCCTGCGACGTGGGCGACGAAGGCTCTATCGACTTGTTGTTCAATGCCTTGGAAGAAGAATGGGGCGGACTCGACTTCGTCGTCCATGCCATCGGCTTCTCGGACAAGAACGAACTGCGCGGGCGCTACGTCGACACCACGCGCGGCAATTTCACCATGACGATGGACATTTCCGTCTACAGTTTCACCGCCGTGATGCAGCGCGCCGAGAAGCTGATGAAGAGCGGCGGGGCCGCCTTGACGCTCACCTACTACGGCGCCGAACGCATCATGCCACACTATAATGTGATGGGCGTGGCCAAGGCGGCGCTGGAAGCTTCGGTCCGTTACCTTGCCGAGGATCTGGGCAAGGACGGCATCCGGGTCAACGCGATCTCGGCCGGTCCGATCAAGACGCTGGCCGCTTCGGGCATCGGCGATTTCCGCTACATCATGAAGTGGAACGAGTACAATTCGCCCCTCCGCCGGAACGTGACCATCGACGATGTGGGCGGGTCCGCGCTTTACCTGCTGTCCGACCTGTCGAACGGCGTCACCGGCGAGACGCACCATGTCGACAGCGGCTATCACGTCGTCGGCATGAAGGCGGTGGACGCGCCGGACATCCAGAAGGGCTGA
- the gpt gene encoding xanthine phosphoribosyltransferase → MNDRLPHEKGFHVSWDQLHRDARALAWRLQGQGPDEGAWRAVVAITRGGMAPAMIVARELDIRMVDTISVKSYNHQTQAEPRVIKSPDMDVIGDGTGVLVVDDLVDTGRTLEVVRTHMPKAHVATVYAKPMGRAQVDTFVTEVSQDTWIFFPWDMALQYVKPYRGDD, encoded by the coding sequence ATGAACGACCGTCTGCCCCACGAGAAAGGCTTTCACGTCAGCTGGGATCAACTGCACCGCGACGCGCGCGCGCTGGCGTGGCGCCTGCAGGGGCAAGGCCCGGACGAAGGCGCCTGGCGCGCGGTCGTGGCGATCACCCGCGGCGGCATGGCCCCGGCGATGATCGTGGCGCGCGAACTCGACATCCGCATGGTCGATACGATCAGCGTGAAAAGCTACAACCACCAGACCCAGGCAGAGCCGCGCGTGATCAAGTCGCCCGACATGGACGTGATCGGCGACGGCACCGGCGTGCTGGTGGTCGACGACCTGGTGGACACCGGCCGCACGCTCGAAGTGGTGCGCACCCACATGCCCAAGGCGCATGTCGCCACGGTCTACGCCAAGCCGATGGGCCGCGCGCAGGTCGACACCTTCGTCACCGAAGTAAGCCAGGACACCTGGATCTTCTTCCCGTGGGACATGGCGCTGCAGTACGTCAAACCCTACCGCGGCGACGACTGA